One window of Jannaschia sp. CCS1 genomic DNA carries:
- the moaB gene encoding molybdenum cofactor biosynthesis protein B — protein sequence MSSLDPSRAFIACRIAVLAVSDTRTLAEDTSGDVLEQRLTEAGHILAARHILRDDRAQIAEQLRIWSEDPEVDVILTTGGTGLTGRDVTVEAHRDVYEKEIEAFGTVFTHVSMAKIGTSAVQSRATGGVANGTYLFALPGSSGACKDAWDEILCKQLDYRHRPCNFVEIMPRLDEHKRRK from the coding sequence ATGAGCAGTCTGGACCCCTCCCGCGCGTTCATCGCCTGCCGTATCGCAGTCCTTGCCGTCAGCGACACCCGAACGCTGGCCGAGGACACCTCTGGCGATGTTCTGGAGCAACGGCTGACAGAGGCGGGCCATATCCTCGCCGCGCGACACATCCTTCGCGATGACCGCGCACAGATTGCTGAGCAATTGCGGATATGGAGCGAGGACCCGGAGGTCGATGTCATCCTGACCACCGGAGGCACCGGCCTGACGGGCCGCGACGTGACGGTGGAAGCCCACAGGGATGTGTATGAGAAAGAGATTGAGGCGTTCGGAACGGTTTTCACCCACGTCTCCATGGCGAAAATCGGGACTTCCGCCGTGCAGTCCCGCGCCACGGGGGGCGTGGCCAACGGCACCTACCTGTTCGCCCTGCCGGGATCATCGGGTGCGTGCAAGGACGCCTGGGACGAAATCCTGTGCAAACAGCTCGATTATCGGCACCGTCCCTGCAATTTTGTGGAGATCATGCCGCGCCTGGACGAACACAAGCGACGGAAATGA
- a CDS encoding L-threonylcarbamoyladenylate synthase, which translates to MLHNDVAGIARAAEVLRDGGLLALPTETVYGLAADARNGAAVARIFAAKGRPTFNPLIVHVVSLETAEELVEVNAQAHALAKAFWPGPMTLVLPSKGRVADLISGGLDTLAVRVPAHPLARAVLGAFGGPVAAPSANPSGQISPTMAAHVVAGLGSAVEAVLDGGACGVGLESTILAPSEGGVRLLREGGVSREAVEAVVGPVVADLTPGRIEAPGQMERHYAPRTQVVLGSVATPGDVMIGFGAVGGDFTLSERGDLVEAAERLFATLHAADTLALTRGAQVIRVAEVPEVGLGRAINDRLRRAAR; encoded by the coding sequence ATGTTGCACAATGATGTCGCGGGGATCGCCCGCGCGGCCGAGGTTTTGCGAGATGGCGGGCTGTTAGCCCTGCCGACGGAGACCGTCTATGGCCTCGCCGCCGATGCAAGGAACGGCGCGGCGGTGGCCCGGATCTTTGCGGCAAAGGGGCGACCCACGTTCAACCCGCTGATTGTGCATGTTGTGTCGCTGGAGACGGCGGAAGAGTTGGTCGAGGTCAACGCGCAAGCCCACGCGCTGGCGAAGGCCTTCTGGCCCGGTCCGATGACGCTGGTCCTGCCCTCGAAAGGTCGGGTGGCGGATCTGATCTCGGGCGGATTGGACACGCTGGCGGTCCGCGTGCCCGCCCACCCCTTGGCCCGCGCTGTGCTGGGTGCGTTCGGAGGCCCGGTGGCCGCCCCCTCGGCCAATCCGTCCGGGCAGATCAGCCCGACAATGGCCGCGCATGTCGTGGCTGGCCTTGGCAGCGCCGTGGAAGCAGTGCTCGACGGCGGGGCCTGTGGCGTGGGATTGGAGTCAACAATCCTTGCGCCCTCGGAAGGAGGCGTGCGGTTGTTGCGCGAAGGTGGCGTGTCGCGCGAGGCGGTGGAGGCCGTCGTTGGCCCGGTCGTTGCGGACCTGACGCCGGGGCGGATCGAAGCTCCGGGCCAGATGGAGCGGCACTACGCGCCGCGCACGCAGGTGGTTCTGGGAAGTGTTGCCACGCCGGGCGATGTGATGATCGGGTTCGGAGCTGTGGGCGGTGATTTCACGCTCTCCGAGCGGGGCGACCTCGTTGAGGCCGCCGAGCGGCTGTTCGCTACGCTCCACGCCGCGGACACTTTGGCTTTGACGCGGGGGGCGCAGGTGATCCGTGTGGCAGAGGTGCCGGAGGTGGGTCTGGGCCGGGCCATCAATGACCGTTTGCGGCGCGCGGCGCGCTAG
- a CDS encoding aspartate carbamoyltransferase catalytic subunit: MTFNQHHLLGIEELSQTEITTLLDRANVHAEAERGSRDHGHPLRGLTQINMFFENSTRTQASFEIAGKRLGADVMNMAMQTSSVKKGETLIDTALTLNAMHPDLLVVRHPHSGAVKLLADKVNCAVLNAGDGRHEHPTQALLDALTIRRAKGRLHRLNVAICGDIAHSRVARSNILLLGKMENRIRLIGTPTLMPSGVADWGVEVYDNMAEGLADCDVVMMLRLQKERMDGAFIPSEREYYHRFGLDAAKLSVAKDDAIIMHPGPMNRGVEIDGLLADDINRSVIQEQVEMGVAVRMAVMELLAENLRDRRAAA; this comes from the coding sequence ATGACATTCAACCAGCACCATCTCCTTGGCATCGAAGAGCTGTCCCAGACAGAGATCACAACGCTGCTGGATCGCGCCAACGTCCATGCCGAGGCCGAGCGCGGCTCGCGCGACCATGGGCATCCGCTGCGGGGTCTCACCCAGATCAACATGTTTTTTGAGAACTCAACCCGAACCCAGGCGAGTTTCGAGATTGCAGGGAAACGCCTTGGCGCAGATGTGATGAACATGGCGATGCAGACCTCTTCGGTGAAAAAGGGCGAAACACTGATCGACACGGCCCTGACCCTCAACGCCATGCACCCCGACCTTCTGGTTGTGCGCCATCCCCATTCCGGTGCGGTGAAGCTGCTGGCCGACAAGGTGAACTGCGCCGTGTTGAACGCAGGTGACGGGCGGCACGAACACCCCACGCAGGCGCTTCTCGACGCGCTTACCATTCGCCGCGCCAAAGGGCGCCTGCATCGGTTGAACGTCGCGATCTGCGGCGACATTGCCCATTCCCGTGTGGCGCGGTCGAACATCCTGCTTCTGGGCAAGATGGAAAACCGCATCCGCCTGATCGGCACGCCTACGCTGATGCCCTCAGGCGTCGCGGATTGGGGGGTGGAAGTCTACGACAACATGGCCGAGGGTCTGGCGGACTGCGACGTGGTCATGATGCTCCGCCTCCAGAAAGAACGCATGGACGGCGCGTTCATCCCGTCCGAGCGGGAATATTACCACCGCTTTGGTCTGGATGCCGCCAAGCTAAGCGTCGCCAAAGACGACGCCATCATCATGCACCCCGGCCCGATGAACCGCGGGGTCGAAATCGACGGTCTGCTGGCCGACGACATCAACCGTAGCGTCATTCAGGAACAGGTCGAAATGGGTGTGGCGGTAAGGATGGCCGTGATGGAGCTTCTGGCCGAAAACCTACGCGACCGGCGGGCGGCGGCGTGA
- a CDS encoding efflux RND transporter periplasmic adaptor subunit, with the protein MRFLGRALIGLFLTACTFGMLTVAGYLTYDALQASWADEGRALPSRERVFAAEVAPLVFGEETPVLTAFGEIRSRRTLELRAPSEGTVIELADGFEDGGAVTAGQLLLRVDPAEAQSARDTASADLRDAENELAEATRALELAEEEVTAARNQAEIRSRALIRARDLLERGVGSTAAVETAELAEATANQQILSQRRALAQAEARVDSAGTALDRRRIALAEAERRLAQTELRAEFSGVLTEVDAAAGRLVSRNERLASLIDADALEVAFRISTAQYVRLLDQDGALPQRPVRVILDVFGLDVQAQATLTRESGAVEEGQSGRLLFARLDEVRGLRVGDFVRLEVDEPTLPFVARLPSAALGSDGQILLLGEEDVLEAVDVELMSRQGDDVLIRARGVQDRDVVLARTPVLGDGIRVNPIRPQTGDEAAEPDTIALDPDRRARLIAFVEGNGFIPADVRERMLRQLNEDEVPARMVNRLEARMGS; encoded by the coding sequence ATGCGGTTCTTAGGACGCGCTCTGATCGGTCTTTTTCTGACGGCCTGTACGTTTGGGATGCTCACGGTTGCGGGCTACCTGACCTATGATGCGTTGCAAGCGTCCTGGGCCGATGAGGGCCGCGCACTACCATCGCGCGAGCGTGTCTTCGCGGCGGAAGTGGCCCCGCTTGTGTTTGGGGAAGAGACGCCGGTTCTGACGGCCTTTGGTGAAATTCGATCCCGCCGCACGCTGGAGTTACGGGCCCCGTCCGAGGGCACGGTGATCGAGCTGGCCGATGGGTTTGAGGATGGCGGCGCTGTTACGGCTGGCCAATTGTTGTTGCGTGTCGACCCTGCAGAAGCGCAATCAGCGCGTGATACCGCAAGTGCGGACCTGCGCGATGCGGAGAATGAGCTGGCGGAGGCCACGCGCGCGCTGGAGCTGGCCGAGGAAGAAGTCACCGCCGCGCGCAATCAGGCGGAAATCCGCAGCCGCGCCTTGATCCGTGCGCGCGATTTGCTGGAGCGCGGCGTGGGATCGACGGCCGCTGTGGAAACGGCAGAGCTGGCGGAGGCGACCGCCAATCAGCAAATCCTGTCGCAACGCCGCGCGCTGGCGCAGGCAGAGGCCCGGGTGGACAGCGCGGGCACAGCGCTCGACCGCCGCCGCATTGCCCTTGCCGAGGCCGAGCGGCGCTTGGCTCAGACGGAGCTGCGCGCCGAATTCAGTGGTGTGCTGACGGAGGTGGACGCCGCTGCCGGTCGCCTTGTATCCCGCAATGAACGCCTCGCGTCGCTGATTGATGCCGATGCGCTGGAGGTCGCGTTCCGCATCTCCACCGCGCAATACGTCCGCCTGTTGGATCAGGATGGCGCCTTGCCGCAACGGCCCGTGCGGGTGATCCTCGATGTCTTCGGCCTCGATGTGCAGGCACAGGCAACATTGACCCGCGAGAGCGGTGCGGTGGAGGAGGGACAATCGGGCCGCCTTTTGTTTGCGCGCCTTGATGAGGTGCGCGGTTTGCGCGTCGGTGATTTCGTGCGCCTCGAAGTCGACGAGCCGACCCTGCCGTTCGTGGCGCGCCTGCCATCTGCCGCGCTTGGGTCTGATGGGCAAATTCTTCTTCTCGGGGAGGAAGACGTGCTGGAAGCCGTCGATGTCGAGTTGATGAGCCGCCAGGGGGATGACGTCCTGATCCGTGCCCGCGGTGTTCAGGATCGTGATGTCGTTCTCGCGCGCACGCCGGTTCTGGGGGACGGCATCCGCGTCAATCCGATCCGCCCCCAGACCGGCGACGAGGCGGCGGAACCCGATACCATTGCCCTGGATCCCGACCGCCGCGCGCGGCTGATCGCCTTTGTGGAAGGCAACGGCTTTATCCCGGCGGACGTTCGGGAACGAATGCTGCGTCAGTTGAACGAGGACGAGGTGCCCGCCCGCATGGTCAACCGTCTCGAAGCGCGGATGGGCAGCTGA
- the pyrC gene encoding dihydroorotase gives MTNALLHNARLIDPEAGTETLGWVRIEAGLIAEVGDGPRAGGLDCGGLCLAPGIVDVGVKVGEPGERHKESFRTAGRAAAAGGVTTMVTRPDTTTPIDTPEVLDFVTRRGRDHSAVRVAPMAALTRAREGREMVEIGFLRDAGAVAFSDGDQVVTNTKVLSRCMTYARSLGALIVGHPQEPILSDGAAVTSGKFASLRGLPAASPMAERMGLERDLALVEMTGVAYHADQISTTNALPALARAKAALDVTAGVSIHHLTLNEFDVADYRTFFKLKPPLRSEDDRSAMVEAVRDGTIDIICSMHTPQDEESKRLPFEVAASGAVGLETLLPAAMRLVHSGQLTLPELFRALSLNPARRFGQPSGRLSAGAPADLILFDPDKPFQLDRATLRSKSKNTPFDGARMQGRVMRTWVGGNTVFEAAP, from the coding sequence ATGACCAACGCGCTGCTCCACAATGCCCGGCTGATTGACCCAGAGGCCGGAACAGAGACCCTCGGCTGGGTGCGGATTGAGGCCGGTCTGATCGCCGAAGTGGGCGACGGTCCGCGCGCGGGCGGCCTTGATTGCGGTGGGCTGTGCCTTGCGCCCGGTATCGTTGATGTGGGCGTAAAGGTGGGCGAACCCGGCGAGCGTCACAAGGAAAGTTTCCGTACCGCTGGCCGCGCAGCGGCAGCCGGTGGCGTGACGACCATGGTGACCCGCCCCGACACCACGACGCCGATTGATACGCCCGAAGTGCTGGATTTCGTGACCCGCCGGGGGCGCGATCATTCTGCCGTGCGTGTGGCGCCCATGGCCGCCCTGACCCGGGCCCGCGAAGGGCGTGAAATGGTGGAGATCGGGTTCCTGCGCGACGCGGGCGCGGTGGCGTTTTCCGACGGCGATCAGGTCGTCACCAACACGAAGGTGCTGTCGCGCTGCATGACCTATGCGCGGTCTCTGGGTGCGTTGATCGTGGGCCACCCGCAGGAACCGATCTTGAGCGACGGGGCTGCCGTGACGTCTGGCAAATTCGCCTCGCTGCGTGGCCTGCCCGCCGCCTCGCCCATGGCCGAGCGGATGGGGTTGGAGCGGGATCTGGCGCTGGTGGAGATGACGGGCGTGGCCTACCATGCCGACCAGATCTCCACCACCAATGCCCTGCCCGCACTGGCGCGCGCAAAGGCGGCGCTGGATGTGACCGCCGGGGTCTCCATCCATCACCTGACGTTGAACGAATTTGACGTGGCGGACTACCGGACCTTCTTCAAGCTGAAACCGCCACTCCGATCCGAGGATGACCGAAGCGCGATGGTCGAGGCCGTGCGCGATGGCACCATCGACATCATCTGCTCCATGCACACGCCCCAGGATGAGGAAAGCAAACGCCTGCCGTTTGAAGTCGCCGCCTCCGGTGCCGTGGGCCTGGAGACGCTGCTGCCCGCCGCGATGCGCTTGGTGCATTCCGGCCAACTGACCCTGCCGGAGCTGTTCCGGGCACTGTCCCTGAACCCCGCGCGCCGGTTCGGCCAGCCCTCCGGTCGGCTCAGCGCGGGTGCCCCGGCAGACTTGATCCTGTTTGACCCGGACAAGCCGTTTCAACTGGACCGTGCGACGTTGCGGTCAAAATCCAAGAATACGCCATTCGACGGGGCCCGTATGCAAGGCCGCGTGATGCGCACCTGGGTCGGCGGAAACACCGTATTTGAGGCAGCTCCGTGA
- a CDS encoding protein-disulfide reductase DsbD domain-containing protein: MTYLTRFLTAVVLSLATALPASAQFFSVDEVVEVSLMPGYRLDGDRHMAAIRIRLAPGWKTYWRAPGEGGVPTVLNLTRAEGVTGMAIHWPRPQVFFSNGLRSIGYDGDVILPVEFALNANGAAQIAGHLDLGVCQDVCMPISVDLSGVLPNQATRDGAIAAALSDRPFTASEAGAGTATCTIEPIPDGLRVSVRAQVPDTGNDETLVVEHRDPMIWVSEAVTQRDGSWITGVADVVPSDHGPFAMNRGDLRITVIGSQMAVELSRCTG, encoded by the coding sequence ATGACTTATCTAACGCGATTCCTGACTGCTGTTGTGCTGAGCCTTGCGACAGCCCTCCCCGCCTCGGCCCAGTTCTTCTCGGTGGATGAGGTGGTGGAGGTCAGCCTGATGCCCGGCTACCGTCTGGACGGCGACCGGCATATGGCAGCGATCCGCATCCGGTTGGCGCCGGGATGGAAAACCTACTGGCGCGCGCCCGGTGAAGGCGGCGTGCCGACGGTTCTGAACCTCACGCGCGCCGAAGGGGTAACCGGCATGGCCATCCATTGGCCGCGCCCGCAGGTGTTTTTCAGCAACGGGCTGCGGTCTATCGGGTATGATGGCGACGTGATCTTGCCGGTGGAGTTTGCCTTGAACGCGAACGGCGCGGCGCAGATTGCGGGGCATTTGGACCTGGGCGTGTGTCAGGATGTATGTATGCCGATCTCCGTTGATCTGTCCGGGGTGTTGCCGAACCAAGCCACCCGGGACGGCGCGATTGCGGCAGCGCTCTCGGACCGGCCGTTCACGGCGTCAGAGGCGGGCGCAGGCACTGCGACCTGCACCATCGAGCCGATCCCGGACGGGCTGCGCGTCAGCGTGCGGGCACAGGTGCCGGACACCGGCAATGATGAGACATTGGTGGTTGAACATCGCGATCCGATGATCTGGGTGTCGGAGGCGGTCACCCAACGCGATGGGTCTTGGATTACGGGCGTCGCGGACGTCGTGCCCTCAGACCACGGACCGTTCGCGATGAACCGAGGGGACTTGCGGATCACGGTGATTGGCAGCCAGATGGCGGTGGAATTGAGCCGCTGCACCGGGTAA
- a CDS encoding efflux RND transporter permease subunit: MRTLAPSAGGILSYFTRHRTAANLLLVVMIVTGLAAFPQMRAQFFPDVVSDDITVVMTWEGAGAEDVDTGIVAVLEPALLLVPGVASSEASSREGRASITLEFDPGWDMSRASDEVQQALDAVTDLPDEAEEGSVRRGNWFDRVTDVVITGPVATQQIGRFADEFVTRLFEAGVTNTTIRGIAAPETVVIVPSASLIRYDISMAEIASVIADAADTAPAGDVDAANARIRTGSESRTAEEISGLTLRINADGSALTIGDVAQIEVNGIDRDRAYFVGEDPAIVIRVDRSEDGDALAIQEDVERVAAALEATLPEGTRIDLINTRAEAISGRLNILLDNALLGLGLVVALLFLFLNARTAFWVAMGIPVAMTAAIALMFLAGITINMISLFALIITLGIVVDDAIVVGEHADYRARHLGEPPVIAAENAAKRMAAPVFSSTITTVLAFSGLVAVGGTFGNLIADIPFTVSVVLIASLVECFLILPNHMAHALAHSAKTHWYDLPSRVVNAGFDWVNRTLFRPLMRFVVWARYPVIAVVLAVLASQTAQFIRGDVVFRFFNAPETGSVTANFAMVDGASREDSLAQMAEMQRAAVTVGAEFEAEHGVNPLAYILAEVGGNSGRPLGGTENKNTDLLGALSIELISADLRPYSSFAFASALQDEVRQLPLTETLSFRGWRGGPGGDAIDVQIFGASTDILKAASEALQTALSVYPEVSGLEDSMAYDREELSLELTAQGEALGFQIADLGSTLRNRLGGIEAATFPDGPRTASIRVELPEGELTADFLDRTLLRADSGQYVPLADIVTVASRQGFSTIQRENGVRLIAVSGDLSEDDPQRAEAVMTELREVIIPQLEETFGVATRLSGLAEEEEAFLTDAATGFILCLIGIYLVLAWIFASWARPMVVMAIIPFGLVGTIFGHVAWDVPLSMFTVVGLIGMTGIIINDSIVLVTTVDEYAESRGLFPAIIDATCDRLRPVLLTTLTTVLGLMPLLYETSQDAQFLKPTVITLVYGLGFGMVIVLLVVPALLAIGQDFGQQMRGFRRALTAKDHSPAITLGVGALTLATLALFVATLGVFIIQGAMWGPFARLGDSSLLALVAFVAGTAVICLVGLGAGLIASVLNRPGRSSASA, encoded by the coding sequence ATGCGCACCCTCGCCCCTTCCGCTGGTGGCATCTTAAGCTACTTCACCCGCCACCGGACGGCGGCCAATCTGCTTCTGGTGGTGATGATCGTCACGGGCCTTGCAGCCTTCCCGCAAATGCGGGCCCAGTTTTTCCCCGATGTCGTGTCCGACGATATCACCGTTGTGATGACGTGGGAGGGTGCGGGTGCGGAGGATGTCGACACGGGCATCGTCGCCGTCCTGGAACCCGCGCTGTTGCTCGTACCTGGGGTGGCCTCCTCGGAGGCGTCCTCGCGTGAGGGGCGCGCCTCGATCACGTTGGAGTTCGACCCCGGCTGGGACATGTCACGCGCCTCGGATGAGGTGCAGCAGGCACTGGATGCCGTAACAGACCTGCCTGATGAGGCCGAAGAAGGATCGGTCCGGCGTGGCAATTGGTTTGACCGGGTGACGGACGTTGTCATCACCGGGCCTGTCGCGACGCAACAGATCGGACGATTCGCCGATGAATTTGTCACGCGCCTGTTTGAGGCGGGCGTGACGAACACCACCATTCGCGGGATAGCGGCGCCGGAAACAGTGGTGATCGTGCCCTCCGCCAGTCTGATCCGTTATGACATCTCCATGGCTGAAATCGCCAGCGTCATTGCAGATGCTGCCGATACCGCGCCTGCGGGTGATGTGGACGCGGCGAATGCGCGGATAAGGACGGGGTCGGAATCGCGCACGGCTGAGGAGATCTCGGGGCTGACCCTGCGCATCAACGCTGACGGATCGGCCCTGACCATCGGCGACGTGGCACAGATTGAGGTTAACGGTATCGACCGGGACCGCGCCTATTTCGTCGGCGAAGACCCGGCGATTGTGATCCGTGTTGACCGCTCTGAGGATGGCGACGCGCTCGCCATTCAGGAAGATGTTGAACGCGTCGCCGCCGCGCTGGAAGCCACACTACCTGAAGGCACGCGGATCGACCTGATCAATACGCGGGCCGAAGCGATTTCAGGCCGCCTCAACATCCTGCTCGACAACGCGCTGCTTGGCCTTGGCCTTGTTGTTGCGCTGTTGTTCCTGTTCCTCAATGCGCGCACCGCGTTCTGGGTGGCGATGGGCATTCCGGTCGCCATGACGGCGGCGATTGCACTGATGTTCCTGGCGGGCATCACCATCAACATGATCTCGCTTTTCGCGCTGATCATCACATTGGGTATCGTGGTGGATGACGCCATCGTTGTGGGTGAACACGCCGACTACCGCGCCCGCCATTTGGGCGAACCCCCTGTGATCGCCGCGGAAAACGCGGCCAAACGCATGGCCGCGCCGGTGTTCTCCTCCACCATCACCACGGTGCTGGCCTTTTCGGGTCTCGTGGCTGTAGGCGGCACTTTCGGAAATCTGATCGCCGACATTCCTTTCACCGTCAGCGTGGTCCTGATCGCGAGCCTTGTGGAATGCTTTCTGATCCTGCCCAATCACATGGCCCATGCCCTGGCCCATTCCGCCAAGACCCATTGGTACGATCTGCCGTCGCGGGTTGTGAACGCGGGGTTTGACTGGGTCAATCGCACGCTCTTCCGGCCTTTGATGCGGTTCGTGGTTTGGGCGCGCTATCCGGTGATTGCCGTCGTCCTCGCCGTCCTCGCCAGCCAGACCGCGCAATTCATTCGCGGCGATGTCGTCTTTCGCTTCTTCAACGCGCCCGAGACGGGGAGCGTCACGGCCAATTTCGCTATGGTCGATGGGGCATCCCGCGAAGACAGCCTGGCACAAATGGCCGAGATGCAGCGCGCCGCAGTGACCGTGGGTGCAGAGTTTGAGGCCGAGCATGGCGTGAACCCGCTGGCCTACATTCTGGCTGAGGTTGGCGGTAACTCTGGCCGTCCCCTGGGCGGGACGGAGAACAAGAACACGGATCTTCTGGGCGCGCTTTCCATCGAGCTGATCAGTGCCGATCTGCGCCCCTATTCCAGTTTCGCCTTCGCGAGCGCCCTGCAAGATGAGGTGCGCCAACTGCCCCTGACGGAGACACTCAGCTTCCGGGGGTGGCGTGGCGGACCGGGCGGAGATGCCATAGACGTGCAGATCTTTGGCGCATCGACAGACATTCTGAAAGCGGCGTCCGAGGCGCTTCAGACAGCGCTATCCGTTTATCCCGAGGTCTCTGGTCTGGAAGATTCCATGGCCTATGACCGCGAGGAACTGTCGCTTGAACTGACCGCGCAGGGGGAGGCGTTGGGCTTTCAGATCGCGGACCTTGGCAGCACGTTGCGGAACCGTCTGGGCGGCATCGAAGCCGCGACCTTCCCCGACGGTCCACGCACGGCCTCCATCCGGGTGGAGCTGCCGGAGGGCGAGTTGACGGCGGATTTCCTCGACCGCACGTTGCTGCGCGCCGACAGTGGTCAATATGTGCCGTTGGCCGATATCGTGACCGTCGCCTCCCGTCAGGGCTTCTCAACCATCCAGCGCGAAAACGGTGTGCGTCTCATCGCCGTCTCGGGTGATCTGTCCGAGGATGATCCGCAACGCGCAGAGGCCGTCATGACCGAACTGCGCGAGGTGATCATTCCGCAGCTTGAGGAGACCTTTGGCGTTGCCACCCGCCTGTCCGGCCTGGCGGAGGAGGAAGAGGCGTTCCTGACCGATGCCGCCACGGGCTTTATCCTCTGCCTCATCGGTATCTATCTGGTCCTGGCCTGGATCTTCGCCTCCTGGGCGCGGCCCATGGTTGTCATGGCGATCATCCCCTTCGGCCTTGTGGGCACGATCTTTGGCCATGTCGCTTGGGATGTGCCGCTATCGATGTTTACGGTCGTGGGTCTGATCGGGATGACCGGGATCATCATCAACGATTCCATCGTTTTGGTCACAACCGTCGATGAATACGCCGAAAGCCGGGGGCTGTTCCCCGCCATCATCGATGCCACCTGTGACCGTCTGCGCCCGGTGCTTCTGACGACGCTCACCACTGTCCTTGGCCTCATGCCGCTGCTTTACGAGACGTCCCAGGATGCCCAATTCCTGAAACCGACCGTGATCACGCTGGTCTATGGCTTGGGCTTCGGAATGGTCATCGTGCTTTTGGTGGTGCCTGCGCTTCTGGCTATCGGTCAGGATTTCGGCCAGCAGATGCGGGGCTTCCGGCGCGCGCTCACGGCAAAGGACCACAGTCCGGCAATCACCCTGGGGGTGGGGGCATTGACCCTGGCCACGCTCGCGCTGTTTGTCGCAACTTTGGGTGTTTTCATCATCCAAGGGGCGATGTGGGGGCCGTTCGCGCGCCTCGGTGACAGCAGCCTCTTGGCGCTGGTTGCGTTCGTCGCAGGAACGGCGGTGATTTGTCTGGTCGGGCTGGGTGCGGGGCTGATTGCCTCGGTACTTAACCGACCGGGCCGGTCAAGCGCCTCAGCCTAG
- a CDS encoding uracil-DNA glycosylase → MDDLGYWDALAALEWQVELGADEAMLDAPLDRFDLPAPVAMPKAPPAAGPVGPSRAAAPVNSTRPATLPQVDAVAIARQLAEAAGSLEALSSAMEGFEHCELRRGARNFVFHDGTPDARVMIVGEAPGREEDSQGKPFVGRAGQLLDRMFAAIGLDRAVEGGEGLYITNMLPWRPPQNRDPKAEELAMMAPFVQRHIDLVDPEVLVLMGNHACAGLLGRRGITRMRGTWEDVNGRPTMPMCHPAYLLRNPAAKREAWADLLSIKARLA, encoded by the coding sequence TTGGATGACCTGGGATATTGGGACGCGCTGGCCGCCTTGGAGTGGCAGGTGGAGTTGGGCGCGGATGAGGCGATGCTGGATGCACCGCTGGATCGTTTCGATCTGCCGGCGCCCGTGGCGATGCCCAAAGCGCCCCCCGCGGCGGGTCCTGTCGGCCCTTCAAGGGCGGCGGCTCCTGTCAATTCGACACGACCTGCCACGCTGCCTCAGGTCGATGCCGTTGCAATTGCGCGACAATTGGCGGAGGCGGCGGGGTCGTTGGAAGCGCTGAGCTCCGCGATGGAAGGGTTCGAGCATTGCGAGCTCAGGCGGGGCGCACGGAATTTCGTCTTCCATGATGGGACACCGGACGCGCGCGTGATGATCGTGGGGGAGGCCCCGGGCCGGGAGGAAGACAGTCAGGGCAAACCCTTCGTGGGCCGGGCCGGGCAGCTACTGGACCGTATGTTTGCGGCGATCGGTCTGGATCGCGCCGTGGAGGGAGGCGAGGGTCTCTATATCACCAATATGCTGCCCTGGCGTCCGCCGCAGAACCGGGATCCGAAAGCTGAGGAGCTGGCGATGATGGCCCCGTTCGTGCAGCGTCACATCGACCTGGTGGACCCGGAGGTCTTGGTGCTGATGGGCAACCACGCCTGTGCGGGGTTGTTGGGGCGACGTGGGATCACACGGATGCGGGGCACATGGGAAGACGTGAACGGACGACCCACGATGCCGATGTGCCACCCCGCCTATTTGCTGCGCAATCCGGCGGCCAAGCGAGAGGCCTGGGCAGATCTTCTGTCGATCAAGGCGCGGTTGGCGTGA
- a CDS encoding YqgE/AlgH family protein, producing the protein MAMPDLTHDLTGKLLIAMPGMEDPRFAGAVIFLCVHSPGQAMGLIINKPMEEITFTELMEQLDIPKRGSTPQVPVCFGGPVDMRRGFVLHSPDYAPRGEEALRIDHRFAMTGTLDILEDIAAGRGPKRSLLALGYAGWGEGQLEAEIARNDWLTADATPELVFDHKMERKWDAAVQSLGFDPLMLSSEAGHA; encoded by the coding sequence ATGGCCATGCCAGACCTGACCCACGACCTGACTGGAAAACTGCTGATCGCGATGCCGGGGATGGAAGATCCAAGGTTTGCCGGGGCCGTGATCTTCCTGTGCGTGCATTCCCCTGGGCAGGCGATGGGGCTGATCATCAACAAACCGATGGAGGAGATTACCTTTACCGAGTTGATGGAGCAGCTGGATATCCCCAAACGCGGTTCAACGCCCCAGGTGCCGGTATGCTTCGGCGGTCCGGTCGATATGCGGCGCGGTTTTGTGCTGCATTCGCCTGATTATGCCCCACGGGGGGAGGAAGCGCTGCGCATCGATCATCGCTTTGCCATGACGGGGACGCTGGACATTCTGGAGGATATCGCAGCCGGGCGGGGGCCAAAGCGCTCGCTGCTGGCGCTTGGGTATGCCGGATGGGGGGAGGGCCAGCTGGAGGCCGAGATTGCCCGCAACGACTGGCTCACCGCCGATGCAACGCCCGAGCTGGTCTTTGACCACAAGATGGAGCGGAAATGGGACGCCGCCGTGCAAAGCCTTGGCTTCGATCCGCTGATGCTCTCATCGGAGGCCGGACACGCTTAG